In Aquila chrysaetos chrysaetos unplaced genomic scaffold, bAquChr1.4, whole genome shotgun sequence, a single window of DNA contains:
- the LOC115338455 gene encoding uncharacterized protein C11orf95-like produces the protein MATHRPPPQPPVEGRGGLAGGMGKACGPFKFTQEPLKEPQGPHGGVPTPAGPCPPPSLPPRAPPWSPRTPTPTPDLSRTRTAQPPRQSRDRGGGRRSSDHCEARASRPGRSRIPGRDHRRYYHERWRAEYLMEFNAARHGMLCMVCGSALATLKLSTIKRHIRQKHPYSGAWGPREKQLVLRSWDSHPGLHAHPDGPPGAGGGGGTGSPSPTRPRRHRRRGCPRPPSPRGGKTSPSGLPVTRVRPGGDSLRGWLRAELLLDLEAGGNRLRCLLCARALPSLHLGDIRRHALAAHPGTLRLGPGERGALLRACRGRGDGGDDDDDDDDDVPDAPQPPSPAEEEEDEAAAAEAEAAATGEEEEEEEEEGAGGAPPGACGRRSPPPLLPAPWGPPRLHRLSPRGTGTLLGGATHITWGRRKLRHGGGGQDTETPPQCPQSHPQSHVPPQYHQCPPHASEVAPMGPLNGVTGPQRSLPPPPRGVTLIYACPPPLFFLRSPPRFCT, from the exons ATGGCAACTCATCGCCCCCCACCGCAGCCCCCCGTCGAGGGGCGGGGCGGCCTTGCGGGGGGGATGGGAAAGGCGTGCGGCCCCTTTAAATTTACCCAGGAGCCCTTAAAGGAGCCCCAGGGGCCCCACGGCGGCGTCCCCACCCCGGCCGGCCCCTGCCCGCCACCGTCGCTGCCGCCCCGGGCCCCGCCATGGAGCCCCCGAACCCCCACCCCGACCCCGGACCTCTCCCGCACCCGGACCGCCCAG CCTCCCCGCCAGAGCCGGGACCGCGGGGGGGGCCGTCGGAGCTCAGACCACTGCGAAGCTCGAGCGTCGCGGCCGGGTCGGAGCCGTATCCCGGGTCGGGATCACCGTCGGTATTACCACGAGCGTTGGCGAGCCGAATACCTGATGGAGTTCAACGCGGCGCGACACGGGATGCTCTGCATGGTTTGCGGCAGCGCCCTCGCCACCCTCAAGCTCAGCACCATCAAGCGCCATATCCGGCAGAAACATCCCTATTCCGGCGCTTGGGGACCCCGCGAGAAGCAGCTCGTCCTCCGCTCCTGGGATTCCCACCCGGGTCTCCACGCCCACCCCGACGGACCCCCCGGTGCCGGTGGTGGCGGCGGGACAG GCTCCCCGTCCCCCACCCGTCCCCGCCGTCACCGTCGTCGAGGCTGCCCgcgtcccccgtccccccgaGGCGGGAAAACGTCCCCTTCGGGGTTACCGGTGACGAGGGTCCGCCCGGGGGGGGACTCGCTCCGGGGGTGGCTGCGGGCCGAGCTTCTGCTGGACCTGGAGGCGGGGGGGAACCGTCTGCGGTGTCTGCTCTGCGCCCGCGCCCTGCCCTCGCTGCACCTCGGGGACATCCGCCGCCACGCGCTGGCTGCCCACCCCGGCACCCTCCGCCTCGGCCCCGGCGAACGCGGGGCGCTCCTGCGCGCCTGCCGCGGACGGGGGGACGGCggcgacgacgacgacgacgatgatgatgatgttCCTGACG ccccgcagccccccagccccgccgaggaggaggaggacgaagCAGCAGCCGCTGAGGCCGAAGCAGCTGCcacaggggaggaggaagaggaggaggaggaggagggtgcagGGGGGGCCCCCCCGGGGGCCTGTggccgccgcagccccccccctcttctccctgcGCCCTGGGGCCCCCCCCGCCTGCACCGCCTGAGCCCCcgggggacagggacactgtTGGGGGGGGCGACACACATCACATGGGGgaggaggaaactgaggcacgggggggggggacaggacacAGAGACCCCCCCTCAGTGTCCCCAGTCCCACCCCCAGAGCCATGTCCCCCCCCAGTATCACCAGTGCCCTCCCCACGCCTCAGAGGTGGCACCTATGGGTCCCCTCAATGGTGTCACCGGTCCACAACGctcgctcccccccccaccccgcggtGTCACTCTTATTTatgcgtgtccccccccccttttttttctacGCTCCCCCCCTCGTTTTTGTACATGA